The following coding sequences lie in one Equus przewalskii isolate Varuska chromosome 25, EquPr2, whole genome shotgun sequence genomic window:
- the C25H14orf180 gene encoding nutritionally-regulated adipose and cardiac enriched protein homolog isoform X2, which translates to MRTTAQTLSPDSRPETPHQTRKNEEAAPGTAMPRSQEDDRTCPSSILRRSPRGRRGQGTEPQRTSRHVRFHEPLEVAVHYIASREPTVTTKASSRPRPRGSSLLLRLSVCVLLLLVLGLYCSRVKPIALALEDLRARLLVLILRLRHVAVTCYRCLLRL; encoded by the exons ATGAGGACTACAGCACAAACCTTGAGCCCCGACTCCCGGCCAGAGACGCCACATCAGACCAGAAAGAATGAGGAGGCCGCTCCAGGCACCGCGAtgcccagg TCCCAGGAGGACGACAGGACGTGCCCTTCCTCCATCCTGAGACGAAGCCCAAGGGGGCGCCGCGGCCAGGGGACTGAGCCACAGAGGACCTCGAGGCACGTGCGGTTCCACGAGCCCCTGGAGGTGGCTGTCCACT ACATCGCCAGCAGGGAGCCCACCGTCACCACCAAGG cgtCCAGCCGGCCCCGGCCCCGAGGCAGCTCCCTGCTCCTGCGACTGTCCGTgtgtgtgctgctgctgctggtgctcGGCCTGTATTGCAGCCGGGTCAAGCCCATCGCGCTGGCCCTCGAGGACCTCCGCGCCCGGCTCCTCGTCCTCATCCTGCGCCTGCGGCACGTGGCCGTCACCTGCTACCGCTGCCTCCTGCGGCTCTGA
- the C25H14orf180 gene encoding nutritionally-regulated adipose and cardiac enriched protein homolog isoform X1, whose translation MRTTAQTLSPDSRPETPHQTRKNEEAAPGTAMPRVGRSQEDDRTCPSSILRRSPRGRRGQGTEPQRTSRHVRFHEPLEVAVHYIASREPTVTTKASSRPRPRGSSLLLRLSVCVLLLLVLGLYCSRVKPIALALEDLRARLLVLILRLRHVAVTCYRCLLRL comes from the exons ATGAGGACTACAGCACAAACCTTGAGCCCCGACTCCCGGCCAGAGACGCCACATCAGACCAGAAAGAATGAGGAGGCCGCTCCAGGCACCGCGAtgcccagggtggggagg TCCCAGGAGGACGACAGGACGTGCCCTTCCTCCATCCTGAGACGAAGCCCAAGGGGGCGCCGCGGCCAGGGGACTGAGCCACAGAGGACCTCGAGGCACGTGCGGTTCCACGAGCCCCTGGAGGTGGCTGTCCACT ACATCGCCAGCAGGGAGCCCACCGTCACCACCAAGG cgtCCAGCCGGCCCCGGCCCCGAGGCAGCTCCCTGCTCCTGCGACTGTCCGTgtgtgtgctgctgctgctggtgctcGGCCTGTATTGCAGCCGGGTCAAGCCCATCGCGCTGGCCCTCGAGGACCTCCGCGCCCGGCTCCTCGTCCTCATCCTGCGCCTGCGGCACGTGGCCGTCACCTGCTACCGCTGCCTCCTGCGGCTCTGA